A region from the Vulpes lagopus strain Blue_001 chromosome 5, ASM1834538v1, whole genome shotgun sequence genome encodes:
- the CNNM3 gene encoding metal transporter CNNM3, with product MAAAAAAARLGWLLAALCLGIAAGEAASGPRVLGVCLEEDGDADAGWARGGEARAAPEAAFRLRLFGSGLANSSWSWVAPEGAGCPEGGPAAAPGEAAAAAAPAGEWRALLRLRAAAARPHSGLLAVRGEPGGSAAREVAAPAGEWSALLRLRAEAVRPHSALLAVRVEPGGAAAEEAAPPWALGLGAAGLLALAALARGLQLSALALAPAEVQVLRESGTEAERAAARRLEPARRWAGCALGALLLLASLAQAALAVLLYRAAGQRAVPAVLGSAGLVFLVGEVVPAAVSGRWALALAPRALLLSRLAVLLTLPVALPVGQLLELAARPGRLRERVLELARGGGDPYSDLSKGVLRCRTVEDVLTPLEDCFMLDAGAVLDFGVLASIMQSGHTRIPVYEEERSNIVDMLYLKDLAFVDPEDCTPLSTITRFYNHPLHFVFNDTKLDAVLEEFKRGKSHLAIVQKVNNEGEGDPFYEVLGLVTLEDVIEEIIKSEILDESEDYRDATVRKKPAPLSAPLRRKEEFSLFKVSDDEYKVKISPQLLLATQRFLSREVDVFSPLRISEKVLLHLLKHPSVNQEVRFDESNRLAAHHYLYQRSQPVDYFILILQGRVEVEIGKEGLKFENGAFTYYGVSALTAPSSVHQSPVSSLQSVHHDLQPEPADGARLSAYCPDYTVRALSDLQLIKVTRLQYLNALLATRAQNLPQSPENTDLQVIPGSQTRLLGDKTVPAAGPNHGRPGLPAEESPGRNPGV from the exons atggcggcggcggcggcggcggctcgtcTAGGCTGGTTGCTCGCCGCGCTGTGCCTGGGCATCGCCGCCGGGGAGGCCGCGTCGGGCCCGCGAGTGCTGGGCGTCTGTCTGGAGGAAGACGGAGACGCGGACGCGGGGTGGGCGCGCGGAGGAGAGGCGCGGGCCGCCCCGGAGGCCGCCTTCCGCCTGCGCCTCTTCGGCTCGGGCTTGGCCAACAGCTCCTGGTCCTGGGTGGCCCCCGAGGGGGCGGGCTGCCCCGAGGGCGGGCCGGCCGCGGCgcccggggaggcggcggcggcggcggcccccgcGGGCGAGTGGCGCGCGCTGCTGCGCCTGCGCGCCGCGGCCGCGCGCCCGCACTCGGGGCTGCTGGCGGTGCGCGGGGAGCCGGGCGGCTCGGCGGCCCGGGAGGTGGCGGCCCCCGCGGGCGAGTGGAGCGCGCTGCTGCGCCTGCGCGCCGAGGCCGTGCGCCCGCATTCGGCGCTGCTGGCCGTGCGCGTGGAGCCGGGCGGCGCGGCCGCGGAGGAGGCGGCGCCGCCCTGGGCGCTGGGCctgggggcggcggggctgcTGGCGCTGGCGGCGCTGGCGCGGGGCCTGCAGCTGAGCGCGCTGGCGCTGGCGCCCGCCGAGGTGCAGGTGCTGCGCGAGAGCGGCACGGAGGCCGAGCGTGCGGCGGCGCGGCGCCTGGAGCCCGCGCGGCGCTGGGCCGGCTGCGCCCTGGGCGCGCTGTTGCTGCTGGCCAGCCTGGCGCAGGCGGCGCTGGCGGTGCTGCTGTACCGCGCGGCCGGCCAGCGCGCCGTGCCCGCCGTGCTGGGCAGCGCGGGGCTCGTGTTCCTCGTGGGCGAGGTGGTGCCGGCCGCCGTGAGCGGGCGCTGGGCGCTGGCGCTGGCGCCGCGCGCGCTGCTGCTCAGCCGCCTGGCCGTGCTGCTGACCCTGCCGGTGGCGCTGCCCGTGGGCCAGCTGCTGGAGCTggcggcgcggcccgggcggCTGCGCGAGCGCGTGCTGGAGCTGGCCCGCGGCGGCGGCGACCCCTACAGCGACCTCAGCAAGGGCGTGCTGCGCTGTCGGACCGTGGAGGATGTGCTCACGCCGCTCGAGGACTGCTTCATGCTGGACGCCGGCGCCGTGCTGGACTTCGGCGTCCTGGCCAGCATCATGCAGAGCGGCCACACGCGCATCCCGGTGTACGAGGAGGAGCGCTCCAACATCGTGGACATGCTGTACCTCAAGGACTTGGCCTTCGTGGACCCCGAAGACTGCACGCCGCTCAGCACCATCACCCGCTTTTACAACCATCCGCTCCACTTCGTCTTCAACGACACCAAGCTGGACGCCGTCCTGGAGGAGTTCAAACGAG ggaAGTCTCACCTGGCCATTGTGCAGAAGGTGAACAACGAGGGTGAAGGTGACCCCTTCTACGAGGTGCTGGGCCTTGTCACCCTGGAGGACGTCATTGAGGAGATCATCAAGTCTGAGATCCTGGATGAGTCTGAGGACTACC GAGATGCCACTGTCAGGAAAAAGCCTGCTCCTCTGAGTGCCCCTCTCCGGCGAAAAGAGGAATTCTCCTTGTTCAAGGTGTCTGACGATGAATATAAAGTGAAAATCTCGCCTCAGCTGCTCTTGGCCACCCAGCGCTTCCTGTCTCGAG AGGTGGATGTATTCAGCCCCCTGCGAATCTCCGAGAAGGTCCTGCTGCACCTGCTGAAGCATCCCAGCGTCAACCAGGAAGTGAGGTTTGACGAGAGCAACCGTCTGGCTGCACACCATTACCTGTACCAGCGCAGCCAGCCGGTGGATTATTTCATTCTCATCCTGCAG GGCAGGGTTGAGGTGGAGATCGGGAAAGAGGGCCTGAAGTTCGAGAACGGAGCCTTCACCTATTACGGAGTGTCTGCCCTGACAGCGCCGTCCTCGG TTCACCAGTCCCCAGTGTCCTCGCTCCAGTCCGTCCACCACGACCTGCAGCCAGAGCCAGCCGATGGTGCTCGCTTGTCTGCATACTGTCCTGACTACACCGTGAGGGCCCTCTCTGACCTGCAGCTCATCAAG GTCACGCGGCTGCAGTACCTCAATGCACTCCTGGCCACTCGAGCCCAGAACCTGCCACAGTCCCCAGAGAACACAGACCTCCAGGTCATCCCAGGCAGCCAGACCAGGCTGCTCGGTGACAAGACAGTCCCAGCAGCAG